Proteins found in one Streptomyces sp. NBC_00461 genomic segment:
- a CDS encoding GntR family transcriptional regulator produces MAEQLTGLADDRALLGRTSTAERVSDILRGRIAEGFFPPGTRLAEDSIGGALGVSRNTLREAFRLLTHERLLVHELNRGVFVRVLTVEDVEDIYRTRGLVECAVVRGLGEPPYGLDALAGVVEEGQRAAREGDWKGVGTANIHFHRELVALAGSARTDELMRSVFAELRLAFHLVDDPKALHEPYLARNQQILQALQAADRAGAERLLAVYLDDSLQRVVEVYRRRVGEDSGL; encoded by the coding sequence ATGGCAGAGCAGCTGACGGGACTGGCCGACGACCGGGCTCTCCTGGGGCGCACGAGCACCGCCGAGCGCGTCTCGGACATCCTCAGGGGTCGTATCGCCGAGGGGTTCTTCCCACCCGGGACCCGGCTCGCGGAGGACAGCATCGGCGGCGCGCTCGGGGTCTCCCGCAACACGCTGCGCGAGGCGTTCCGGCTGCTCACGCACGAACGCCTGCTCGTCCACGAGCTGAACCGGGGCGTCTTCGTCCGGGTCCTCACCGTCGAGGACGTCGAGGACATCTACCGCACCCGCGGCCTCGTCGAGTGCGCCGTCGTCCGCGGGCTCGGCGAGCCACCGTACGGCCTGGACGCGCTCGCCGGGGTGGTCGAGGAGGGGCAGCGGGCAGCGCGCGAAGGTGACTGGAAAGGCGTGGGTACCGCCAACATCCACTTCCACCGGGAGCTGGTGGCCCTCGCCGGGAGCGCCCGCACCGACGAGCTGATGCGCAGCGTCTTCGCCGAACTGCGCCTCGCCTTCCACCTCGTGGACGACCCCAAAGCCCTGCACGAGCCGTACCTGGCCCGCAATCAGCAGATCCTCCAAGCGCTCCAGGCAGCCGACAGGGCCGGGGCGGAACGGCTGCTCGCCGTCTACCTCGACGACTCGCTGCAACGCGTGGTCGAGGTGTACAGGCGAAGGGTCGGCGAGGACAGCGGCCTATAG
- a CDS encoding MFS transporter yields MSTTPPPQALTEHSEADQHGLDDGALGWLRALGPRGRRAFAGAFGGYALDSYDYFTLPLSMVALAAYFGLDSGQTGLFTTVTLVVSAVGGAVAGVVADRVGRVRALMITVITYAVFTVACGFAPNYETLLVFRALQGLGFGGEWAVGAILVAEYASARHRGRTLGAVQSSWAVGWALAAIVYTLVFSFAGADLAWRIMFWTGALPALLVIWMRRRVQDAPEATAVRERSTEKGSFTAIFKPGLLRTTIFAGLLSTGVQGGYYTLATWVPTYLKSERGLSVVGTGGYLTFLISGAFLGYLTGGYLTDRLGRRRNIWLFALLSAVCILAYANIPSGANTLLLVLGFPLGFCMSAIFSGFGSYLSELYPTAVRGTGQGFTYNTGRAVGAVFPTTVGFLADSWGVGGALVFGAIGYGIAALALLGLPETRGRELA; encoded by the coding sequence ATGAGCACGACCCCTCCACCACAGGCCCTGACCGAACACTCCGAAGCGGATCAACACGGACTCGACGACGGCGCGTTGGGCTGGCTGCGCGCTCTGGGGCCGCGTGGCCGCCGCGCGTTCGCCGGCGCGTTCGGCGGCTATGCCCTCGACTCGTACGACTACTTCACCCTGCCGCTGAGCATGGTCGCGCTGGCTGCGTACTTCGGCCTGGACAGCGGCCAGACCGGCCTCTTCACGACGGTCACGCTCGTGGTCTCCGCGGTCGGCGGCGCCGTCGCGGGGGTGGTGGCGGACCGGGTCGGCCGGGTCAGGGCACTGATGATCACGGTGATCACCTACGCGGTCTTCACCGTGGCTTGCGGCTTCGCGCCCAACTACGAGACTCTGCTGGTCTTCCGGGCGCTCCAGGGCCTCGGTTTCGGCGGTGAGTGGGCGGTCGGCGCGATCCTCGTCGCCGAGTACGCGAGCGCCAGACACCGGGGCCGTACCCTCGGCGCGGTCCAGAGTTCGTGGGCCGTGGGCTGGGCGCTGGCCGCGATCGTCTACACGCTGGTCTTCTCCTTCGCCGGCGCCGACCTGGCGTGGCGCATCATGTTCTGGACGGGCGCGCTGCCGGCGCTGCTGGTGATCTGGATGCGGCGTCGGGTGCAGGACGCCCCGGAGGCGACCGCCGTACGCGAACGGAGCACCGAGAAGGGCTCGTTCACGGCGATCTTCAAGCCCGGCCTGCTGCGCACCACGATCTTCGCCGGGTTGCTCTCCACCGGCGTACAGGGCGGCTACTACACACTCGCCACCTGGGTGCCGACCTATCTGAAGAGCGAGCGCGGTCTGTCGGTCGTCGGCACCGGTGGCTATCTGACGTTCCTGATCTCCGGCGCGTTCCTCGGCTATCTGACCGGCGGTTACCTCACCGACCGGCTGGGCCGCAGGCGCAACATCTGGCTGTTTGCCCTGCTGTCGGCGGTCTGCATCCTGGCGTACGCGAACATCCCCAGCGGCGCCAACACCCTGCTCCTGGTGCTGGGTTTCCCGCTCGGGTTCTGCATGTCGGCGATCTTCAGCGGCTTCGGGTCCTACCTGAGCGAGCTGTACCCGACGGCGGTACGCGGTACGGGACAGGGCTTCACGTACAACACCGGGCGCGCCGTGGGCGCCGTCTTCCCCACGACCGTCGGTTTCCTGGCCGACAGCTGGGGCGTGGGCGGCGCGCTGGTGTTCGGCGCGATCGGCTACGGCATAGCGGCGCTGGCACTGCTCGGCCTGCCGGAGACCCGCGGAAGGGAACTCGCGTGA
- a CDS encoding putative hydro-lyase: MNQTEDRPVTVVDEHAHAWSPKTARARFRDGLTGPTAGVAAGHTQVNLISVPADWAYDMLLFCQRNPKPCPVLDVTDAGSVTTVLADGADLRTDLPRYRVWRDGELVDEPTDVREHWRDDLVSFLIGCSFTFEWALAGAGVPIRHVDQGRNVPMYVTDRQCRPAGRLHGPLVVSMRPVPPVHLAAAIRESSLLPAVHGSPVHCGDPSGLGIVDLGSPDFGDPVDAEPDDIPVFWACGVTPQAAVMASLPPFAITHAPGQMFLTDARDEQYRVA, from the coding sequence GTGAACCAGACGGAAGACCGCCCTGTGACCGTCGTCGACGAGCACGCGCACGCGTGGAGCCCGAAAACCGCCCGGGCCCGCTTCCGGGACGGGCTCACCGGCCCCACCGCCGGAGTCGCGGCCGGCCACACCCAGGTCAACCTGATCTCGGTGCCCGCCGACTGGGCGTACGACATGCTGCTGTTCTGCCAGCGCAACCCCAAGCCATGTCCGGTGCTCGACGTGACGGACGCCGGCTCCGTCACGACCGTCCTGGCGGACGGAGCGGATCTGCGCACCGATCTGCCGCGCTACCGGGTGTGGCGGGACGGCGAGTTGGTCGACGAGCCGACGGACGTACGTGAGCACTGGCGCGACGATCTGGTGTCGTTCCTGATCGGCTGCAGCTTCACCTTCGAGTGGGCGCTGGCCGGGGCGGGCGTCCCGATCCGCCACGTCGATCAGGGTCGCAACGTCCCGATGTACGTGACCGACCGTCAGTGCCGTCCGGCCGGGCGGCTGCACGGCCCGCTGGTGGTGTCCATGCGGCCGGTGCCGCCGGTGCACCTGGCGGCGGCGATCCGGGAGAGCAGCCTGCTCCCGGCGGTGCACGGCAGCCCCGTGCACTGCGGCGATCCCTCGGGGCTCGGCATCGTCGACCTCGGCAGCCCCGACTTCGGCGACCCGGTGGACGCGGAGCCGGACGACATCCCGGTGTTCTGGGCCTGCGGGGTGACCCCGCAGGCGGCGGTGATGGCCTCGCTGCCGCCCTTCGCCATCACGCACGCACCGGGACAGATGTTCCTGACCGACGCCCGCGACGAGCAGTACCGCGTGGCCTGA
- a CDS encoding LamB/YcsF family protein: MTSIDLNADLGEGFGRWRLTDDEQLLSVVTSANVACGFHAGDAATMRRVCQLAAERGVRIGAQVSYRDLAGFGRRAMDVPPAELAAEVAYQIGALEVFARAAGTRVSYVKPHGALYNRVVHDEEQAGAVVDGVRLADATLPVLGLPASRLLEFAGKAGLPVVTEAFADRAYTPEGTLVPRGHDGALVTDPEAVVERSVGLARFGTVTSHSGVRVEVRARSLCLHGDTPGAVELARRVRERLQASGVRVEAFV, translated from the coding sequence ATGACCTCGATCGACCTGAACGCCGACCTCGGCGAGGGCTTCGGCCGCTGGCGGCTGACCGACGACGAGCAGTTGCTGTCCGTCGTCACCAGCGCCAACGTGGCCTGTGGCTTCCACGCCGGGGACGCGGCCACCATGCGGCGGGTCTGCCAGCTCGCGGCCGAGCGCGGCGTCCGGATCGGCGCCCAGGTCTCCTACCGGGACCTGGCCGGGTTCGGGCGGCGCGCGATGGACGTGCCGCCCGCGGAACTCGCGGCCGAAGTGGCGTACCAGATCGGTGCGCTGGAGGTCTTCGCGCGCGCCGCGGGCACGCGCGTGTCGTACGTCAAGCCGCACGGCGCGCTCTACAACCGCGTCGTGCACGACGAGGAGCAGGCCGGCGCGGTCGTGGACGGCGTACGGCTCGCCGACGCCACGCTGCCCGTCCTCGGCCTGCCCGCCTCGCGCCTGCTGGAGTTCGCCGGGAAGGCGGGCCTCCCTGTCGTCACCGAGGCGTTCGCGGACCGCGCGTACACCCCGGAGGGCACGCTCGTGCCGCGCGGCCACGACGGTGCCCTGGTCACCGACCCGGAGGCGGTCGTGGAACGCTCCGTGGGCCTGGCCCGCTTCGGTACGGTCACCTCCCACTCCGGTGTGCGAGTCGAGGTACGCGCGCGTTCCCTGTGCCTGCACGGGGACACGCCGGGTGCCGTGGAGCTGGCCCGGCGGGTGCGGGAACGCCTGCAGGCGTCCGGAGTCCGGGTGGAGGCCTTCGTATGA
- a CDS encoding 5-oxoprolinase subunit B family protein, which produces MRVLPVGDGALLVEVSSGDEAQALHAELLRRRAEGLLTVREIVPAARTVLLDGLDDPVGLASELTSTEVPVAARGEQDAVDIPVRYDGPDLADVAAHWGVREEDVARVHAAGEFTVAFCGFAPGFGYLTGLPPRYDVPRRATPRTSVPTGSVALAGPYTGVYPRSSPGGWQLIGRTDTVLWDHARVPASLLSPGTRVRFVPVECS; this is translated from the coding sequence ATGAGGGTGCTGCCCGTCGGAGACGGCGCCCTGCTCGTCGAGGTTTCCTCCGGTGACGAGGCCCAGGCGCTGCACGCGGAGTTGCTGCGCCGCCGCGCGGAGGGCCTCCTCACGGTGCGCGAGATCGTTCCCGCGGCGCGCACCGTCCTGCTCGACGGCCTCGACGACCCGGTCGGTCTGGCTTCCGAACTGACCTCCACCGAAGTGCCCGTCGCGGCCCGCGGCGAACAGGACGCCGTGGACATCCCGGTGCGCTACGACGGTCCCGACCTGGCCGACGTCGCCGCCCACTGGGGTGTCCGCGAAGAGGACGTGGCCCGTGTCCACGCGGCCGGCGAATTCACCGTCGCCTTCTGCGGGTTCGCCCCCGGCTTCGGCTACCTCACCGGTCTTCCGCCGCGGTACGACGTCCCGCGCCGGGCCACCCCTCGCACGTCGGTCCCGACGGGGTCGGTGGCGTTGGCGGGCCCGTACACGGGCGTGTACCCGCGTTCGTCGCCGGGCGGCTGGCAGCTGATCGGGCGCACGGACACCGTGTTGTGGGACCACGCGCGCGTACCGGCCTCGCTGCTGTCGCCCGGCACGCGCGTGCGCTTCGTCCCGGTGGAGTGCTCATGA
- a CDS encoding biotin-dependent carboxyltransferase family protein: MTDRALVVVRAGALTTVQDRGRPGYAHLGVPRSGALDGPAALLVNRLVGNPVEAAVLETTVNGCALRPRSSVTVAVGGAPCPVTVDGRPVAWGAPVRVPSGALLDVGTVVSGVRSYVAVSGGIAVDPVLGSRSTDLLSGLGPAPLTDGMVLPLGTPYGVHARVDVAPQPAPPAELVLRVTLGPRDDWFTPGAVRTFTSSTYRVSSASNRIGLRTEGPALERALPGELPSEGMVLGAVQVPPDGRPVVFLADHPTTGGYPVIGVVRAQDLAAVAQAAPGTPARFIRTRG; encoded by the coding sequence ATGACGGACCGGGCGCTCGTCGTCGTACGGGCCGGGGCGCTGACCACCGTGCAGGACCGGGGACGCCCCGGGTACGCGCATCTCGGTGTACCCCGCTCCGGAGCGCTCGACGGCCCCGCGGCGCTGCTCGTCAACCGGCTGGTCGGCAACCCGGTTGAGGCTGCAGTCCTGGAGACGACGGTCAACGGCTGTGCCCTGCGGCCGCGATCCTCCGTGACGGTGGCCGTCGGGGGCGCCCCTTGTCCGGTCACCGTGGACGGCCGGCCGGTCGCCTGGGGAGCGCCGGTGCGCGTGCCCTCCGGGGCGCTCCTGGACGTGGGAACGGTCGTCTCCGGAGTGCGCAGCTACGTGGCCGTCTCAGGTGGCATCGCTGTCGACCCGGTGCTCGGCAGCCGCTCCACGGACCTGCTGTCCGGCCTGGGCCCGGCACCCCTCACGGACGGCATGGTGCTGCCCCTGGGGACGCCGTACGGTGTCCACGCGCGCGTGGACGTCGCCCCCCAGCCGGCACCTCCGGCCGAACTCGTCCTCCGGGTGACTCTCGGTCCACGCGACGACTGGTTCACTCCGGGGGCAGTGCGCACCTTCACGTCCAGTACCTATCGGGTCTCCTCCGCCAGCAACCGGATCGGCCTCCGCACGGAGGGGCCCGCCCTGGAGCGAGCCCTGCCGGGCGAACTCCCCAGCGAGGGCATGGTGCTCGGCGCGGTCCAGGTGCCTCCGGACGGCAGACCGGTCGTCTTCCTGGCCGACCACCCGACCACCGGGGGCTATCCGGTGATCGGCGTCGTCCGCGCCCAGGACCTCGCAGCAGTGGCCCAAGCGGCACCGGGCACCCCGGCCCGCTTCATCAGGACACGCGGCTGA
- a CDS encoding SGNH/GDSL hydrolase family protein, translated as MRSVRFVALGDSLTEGVGDPVGEGWRGWAALLAGGLAAESVEFTNLAVSGAQTREVLEHQTPAGLALKPDVASVVIGVNDTLRCTFDIHAVAERLDKVYAAFTGQGATLLTACLPDPGSMLGLPGSLARPLARRQRAVNRVVHALSERYGAVHLHAAEEDWITDRAMWSADRLHPGERGHRQLAARFHSLLADEDRATGTAPSSEPEFPVPTRSASMVWLATAGTAWVARRCTDLLPQLLRLAADEMRHRVRGTSARLDLRAAAAVSAALAAVSVVDQPDVA; from the coding sequence ATGAGATCGGTACGTTTCGTGGCCCTCGGGGACTCGCTGACCGAGGGCGTGGGTGATCCCGTCGGGGAGGGGTGGCGCGGCTGGGCCGCGCTGCTCGCCGGCGGATTGGCCGCGGAGTCCGTCGAGTTCACCAACCTCGCCGTGAGCGGGGCGCAGACCCGTGAGGTGCTGGAACACCAGACGCCGGCCGGCCTCGCACTGAAGCCGGACGTCGCGTCCGTGGTGATCGGCGTCAACGACACCCTGCGGTGCACGTTCGACATCCACGCCGTCGCCGAACGGCTCGACAAGGTGTACGCCGCCTTCACCGGGCAGGGCGCGACCCTGCTCACGGCCTGTCTGCCCGACCCGGGCTCGATGCTCGGCCTGCCGGGTTCGCTGGCCCGTCCGCTGGCCCGGCGGCAGCGGGCGGTCAACCGGGTGGTCCACGCGCTGTCCGAACGCTACGGGGCCGTCCATCTGCACGCGGCCGAGGAGGACTGGATCACGGACCGTGCGATGTGGAGCGCGGACCGGCTGCACCCAGGCGAGCGGGGGCACCGGCAGCTGGCCGCGCGCTTCCACTCGCTGCTGGCGGATGAGGACCGTGCCACGGGCACCGCGCCCTCATCCGAGCCGGAGTTCCCCGTGCCCACCAGGTCGGCGAGCATGGTGTGGCTGGCCACGGCGGGCACCGCGTGGGTCGCCCGGCGGTGCACCGACCTGCTGCCGCAGCTCCTGCGTCTCGCCGCCGACGAGATGCGGCACCGGGTGCGGGGGACCAGTGCGCGGCTGGATCTGCGGGCCGCTGCCGCGGTCTCTGCGGCGTTGGCCGCGGTGTCGGTCGTGGACCAGCCGGACGTGGCGTGA
- a CDS encoding glycosyltransferase: MNSLRIVRLANFVAPSSGGLRTALRELGKGFKAAGHEPVLIVPGERADDRDTEQGRVITLPGPLLPGTGGYRVLTDKRRVARLLEELAPDRLEVSDRTTLRWTGKWARRARVPAVMVSHETADGVLRTWGLPEGAARRAADALNVRTAHTYARVVCTTEFAEREFVRIGARNVVRAPLGVDLVERHPALHDPGLRARYARADESLLVTCTRLSVEKRPGTALDALEALLRRGRRAVLVVAGDGPLRPRLEQRARERGLPVTFLGHVSDRGELGSLQASADVCLAPGPAETFGLAALEAMACATPVVVSTSSALPEVIGSAGAVAADHGDAFADAVDMLLDLPERERRETARARAECFGWNTAVDAFLAAHDATVPVRRFVPGGVA, from the coding sequence ATGAACTCACTGCGGATCGTGCGCCTCGCGAACTTCGTCGCTCCCTCCTCCGGCGGTCTGCGCACCGCCCTGCGGGAGCTGGGCAAGGGCTTCAAGGCGGCCGGGCACGAGCCGGTGCTCATCGTCCCCGGTGAGCGTGCCGACGACCGCGACACCGAGCAGGGGCGTGTCATCACCCTGCCCGGGCCGCTGCTGCCCGGAACCGGCGGGTATCGGGTGCTCACCGACAAGCGGCGCGTGGCCCGGCTCCTGGAGGAGCTGGCGCCCGACCGCCTGGAGGTCTCCGACCGTACGACCCTCAGGTGGACCGGAAAGTGGGCGCGGCGCGCCCGTGTGCCCGCCGTGATGGTCTCCCACGAGACCGCCGACGGTGTGCTGCGCACCTGGGGCCTGCCGGAGGGGGCGGCCCGGCGCGCCGCCGACGCCCTCAACGTCCGTACGGCACACACGTACGCGCGCGTGGTGTGCACCACCGAGTTCGCCGAGCGCGAGTTCGTGCGGATCGGCGCCCGCAACGTCGTACGCGCCCCGCTGGGCGTCGACCTCGTCGAGCGGCATCCCGCACTGCACGACCCGGGGCTTCGCGCACGGTACGCGCGCGCGGACGAGTCGCTGCTCGTCACCTGCACGCGGTTGTCCGTGGAGAAGCGGCCCGGCACGGCGCTGGACGCCTTGGAGGCGCTGCTGAGGCGCGGCAGGCGGGCGGTGCTGGTGGTGGCCGGGGACGGGCCGCTGCGCCCGCGGCTCGAACAGCGGGCGCGTGAGCGCGGGTTGCCCGTCACCTTCCTGGGACATGTCTCCGACCGTGGCGAGCTGGGCTCGCTCCAGGCCTCCGCCGACGTGTGCCTGGCGCCCGGGCCCGCCGAGACGTTCGGGCTGGCCGCGCTGGAGGCGATGGCCTGCGCTACTCCCGTGGTGGTGAGCACGTCGTCCGCGCTGCCTGAGGTGATCGGATCCGCCGGCGCCGTCGCGGCGGACCACGGGGACGCGTTCGCGGACGCCGTCGACATGCTGCTCGACCTCCCCGAGCGGGAGCGGCGTGAGACGGCACGCGCGCGTGCGGAGTGCTTCGGCTGGAACACGGCCGTGGACGCCTTCCTCGCAGCGCACGACGCGACGGTACCGGTGCGTCGTTTCGTGCCCGGGGGCGTGGCATGA
- a CDS encoding glycosyltransferase family 4 protein: MRVVIVTESFPPDVNGVAHCALQTARHLVDRGHSPLVVAPASTALIGRAGTGPDAQAPCPVVRVPSLPLPGYPQVRVALPSRRLAAAVVEHRADVVHLASPFVLGVRGMAVAARFGVPAVAVYQTDLAGYARTYMGAGEAAAWRRIRSVHSAADLTLAPSSASMHDLETHDVPRVKLWQRGVDTVRFRPELRDEALRRELAPNGEVIVGYVGRLAPEKHIELLAGVCGLEGVKVVVVGDGPSQPTLAEALPGAVFLGRRTGDDLARIYASLDVFAHTGPFETFCQTVQEAMASGVSVVAPAAGGPLDLVAHGRTGLLVPPHDADAVRDAVQSLAADPARRAAFGATARATVEGRTWAAVGDQLIGHYADVLAARKKTAVAA; the protein is encoded by the coding sequence ATGCGTGTCGTCATCGTGACCGAATCCTTTCCCCCCGACGTGAACGGCGTGGCCCACTGCGCGCTCCAGACCGCCCGGCACCTCGTAGATCGCGGTCACTCTCCGCTCGTTGTCGCCCCGGCCAGCACCGCCCTCATCGGGCGGGCCGGTACCGGGCCCGATGCTCAGGCGCCGTGCCCCGTCGTCCGAGTCCCCTCCCTGCCGCTCCCGGGCTACCCCCAGGTCCGTGTCGCTCTGCCCAGCCGCCGCCTCGCCGCGGCCGTCGTCGAGCACCGGGCCGACGTCGTCCACCTGGCCAGCCCCTTCGTCCTCGGTGTCCGCGGTATGGCGGTCGCCGCCCGGTTCGGCGTCCCGGCCGTGGCTGTCTACCAGACGGATCTGGCCGGATACGCCCGTACCTACATGGGCGCCGGCGAGGCCGCGGCCTGGCGGCGCATCCGTTCAGTCCACTCCGCCGCCGACCTCACCCTCGCCCCTTCCAGCGCCTCGATGCACGACCTGGAGACCCACGACGTGCCGCGGGTCAAGCTGTGGCAGCGCGGCGTGGACACCGTCCGTTTCCGCCCCGAGCTGCGCGACGAGGCCCTGCGCCGCGAACTCGCCCCGAACGGCGAGGTGATCGTCGGCTACGTCGGCCGTCTCGCCCCCGAGAAGCACATAGAGCTCCTGGCCGGCGTGTGCGGCCTCGAAGGAGTGAAGGTCGTCGTCGTGGGCGACGGTCCGAGCCAGCCGACCCTGGCCGAGGCCCTGCCGGGGGCGGTCTTCCTCGGCCGCCGTACCGGCGACGACCTCGCCCGGATCTACGCCTCGCTGGACGTCTTCGCGCACACCGGTCCCTTCGAGACCTTCTGTCAGACCGTGCAGGAGGCCATGGCGAGCGGCGTCTCCGTCGTCGCACCCGCCGCCGGCGGGCCCCTCGACCTGGTCGCCCACGGGCGCACCGGGCTGCTGGTGCCGCCCCACGACGCCGACGCCGTACGGGACGCCGTACAGTCCCTTGCCGCCGACCCGGCACGCCGGGCCGCCTTCGGTGCCACCGCACGCGCCACGGTCGAGGGCCGCACCTGGGCGGCCGTGGGTGATCAGCTGATCGGCCACTACGCGGATGTGCTCGCCGCGCGTAAGAAGACGGCGGTGGCGGCATGA
- a CDS encoding HEAT repeat domain-containing protein, translating into MFDPVIAPSGTLLGLLQRGRGDGTLHALTAPRAEALAALNHCVLRDPRHDWQVENRSLYYARLYLDLNGELDEIEAHLFDVEDVFDTEESRTGLALAVLGHLASYGRLDALELLRRYAASGSNWAWALDELALRDDDAGLRALAAPVLARFATDAEGEAELAAVVRDSFEPRPWRLWAEDPRESISTRVRAAQETGCFDRWQRQMRPSGPRPGWSVQAVFEWAQQGIERGAALHVPAARCLTAVAGPEDRPEIVRAAKDGTDGARCTALRYLADSNDPDALDLIEVAVVTGSAAVVEAAVDAFERMRSVAAVDRARGWAHRPDPLGAAAGRMLACRGGMEDKDLVLGALREAVRGEGPDAPTLWTLVDGTGRLGIACAAPVLRHIYRETASSHLRCRAARALAATDPSFPAGFAVECLWDCEETTREIAARHAETGDARVVEQLRRLAADPAEEAEVQTAVRSRIAPEGPAV; encoded by the coding sequence ATGTTCGATCCGGTCATAGCGCCCAGCGGTACCCTGCTCGGCCTCCTCCAGAGGGGCCGCGGCGACGGCACGCTGCACGCGCTCACCGCACCGCGCGCCGAGGCGCTCGCGGCACTGAACCACTGCGTGCTGCGTGATCCCCGCCACGACTGGCAGGTGGAGAACCGCTCCCTCTACTACGCCCGTCTCTACCTCGACCTGAACGGCGAGCTGGACGAGATCGAGGCGCACCTCTTCGACGTCGAGGACGTCTTCGACACCGAGGAGTCCCGCACCGGGCTTGCGCTGGCCGTCCTCGGCCACCTCGCCTCGTACGGCAGGCTGGACGCGCTCGAACTGCTGCGCCGTTACGCCGCCTCCGGCTCCAACTGGGCCTGGGCGCTGGACGAGCTGGCGCTGCGCGACGACGACGCCGGCCTGCGGGCCCTCGCGGCGCCCGTGCTGGCCCGCTTCGCCACCGATGCCGAGGGTGAGGCCGAGCTGGCCGCCGTCGTCCGCGACTCCTTCGAGCCCCGGCCGTGGCGGCTGTGGGCCGAGGATCCGCGCGAATCGATCTCCACGCGGGTGCGTGCCGCCCAGGAGACCGGCTGCTTCGACCGCTGGCAGCGCCAGATGCGACCATCCGGGCCCCGTCCGGGGTGGAGCGTGCAGGCCGTGTTCGAGTGGGCCCAGCAGGGCATCGAACGTGGCGCCGCGCTGCACGTCCCGGCCGCCCGCTGCCTCACCGCCGTCGCCGGCCCCGAGGACCGGCCCGAGATCGTGCGGGCCGCCAAGGACGGCACCGACGGAGCCCGCTGCACAGCGCTTCGCTATCTGGCCGACAGCAATGATCCGGACGCCCTCGACCTGATCGAGGTCGCCGTGGTCACCGGCTCGGCGGCCGTAGTGGAGGCCGCTGTCGACGCCTTCGAACGGATGCGCAGTGTCGCCGCCGTCGACCGGGCCCGCGGCTGGGCACACCGGCCCGACCCCCTCGGCGCCGCCGCCGGCCGCATGCTCGCCTGCCGGGGCGGCATGGAGGACAAGGACCTGGTCCTCGGAGCGCTGCGCGAAGCCGTACGGGGCGAGGGGCCGGACGCCCCGACCCTGTGGACCCTCGTGGACGGCACCGGCCGACTGGGCATCGCCTGCGCCGCCCCCGTGCTCCGCCACATCTACCGCGAGACCGCCTCCTCCCATCTCCGCTGCCGGGCCGCCCGCGCCCTCGCGGCCACCGATCCCTCCTTCCCGGCGGGCTTCGCCGTCGAGTGCCTCTGGGACTGCGAGGAGACCACCCGCGAGATCGCCGCCCGGCACGCCGAAACCGGTGACGCCCGGGTCGTCGAGCAGCTTCGCCGGCTCGCCGCCGATCCGGCCGAGGAAGCCGAAGTGCAGACGGCCGTACGAAGCCGCATCGCACCTGAGGGACCCGCTGTCTGA
- a CDS encoding ankyrin repeat domain-containing protein, which produces MTEAPDPEVVELATKIFDLARQGQTEALVAYVDAGVPAGLTNDRGDSLVMLAAYHGHADAVSALLARGAEAGRVNDRGQTPLAGAVFKGEAEVIRVLLEGGADPSEGTPSAVDTARMFGKTELLELFGAH; this is translated from the coding sequence ATGACTGAAGCCCCCGACCCCGAGGTCGTGGAGCTGGCGACCAAGATCTTCGATCTGGCCCGGCAGGGACAGACCGAGGCGCTTGTGGCGTACGTCGATGCGGGCGTTCCGGCCGGCCTCACCAACGACCGGGGTGACTCGCTCGTGATGCTCGCCGCCTATCACGGGCACGCCGACGCGGTGAGCGCCCTGCTCGCCCGTGGCGCGGAGGCCGGCCGGGTCAACGACCGGGGCCAGACCCCGCTCGCCGGGGCCGTCTTCAAGGGTGAGGCAGAAGTGATCAGAGTGCTTCTGGAGGGGGGCGCCGACCCCTCCGAGGGCACTCCGTCGGCCGTGGACACCGCACGGATGTTCGGGAAGACGGAACTGCTCGAGTTGTTCGGCGCACACTGA